A part of Parvimonas micra genomic DNA contains:
- a CDS encoding MBL fold metallo-hydrolase has translation MNIKRVVAGVYAVNCYIVYNDNKKGFIIDPGGDSDDIIKFIDEENVNLEFILLTHGHGDHIGAVNIIKEKYDLPIYASIKEKELLNDPIVNLSKSIPPFRGIELVADKWLYDGEVIDFYGEKLYIMETPGHTVGSICILMGNVMFSGDTLFRMSIGRSDLPTGSFDEIINSIKKLYDLKKDYRVLPGHGAESNLRFEKENNPFMKNMNN, from the coding sequence ATGAATATAAAGAGAGTAGTCGCTGGAGTATATGCAGTAAATTGCTATATAGTTTATAATGATAACAAAAAGGGATTTATAATAGATCCTGGTGGAGATAGTGATGATATTATTAAATTTATTGATGAAGAAAATGTAAATTTAGAATTTATATTACTTACTCATGGACATGGAGATCATATTGGTGCGGTTAATATAATAAAAGAAAAATACGATTTGCCGATTTATGCAAGTATAAAAGAAAAAGAATTACTAAATGATCCTATCGTAAATTTATCAAAATCAATTCCGCCATTTAGAGGAATTGAATTGGTGGCTGATAAATGGCTTTATGATGGAGAGGTAATTGATTTTTATGGAGAAAAACTTTATATAATGGAAACTCCAGGGCATACAGTCGGTAGTATATGTATTCTTATGGGGAATGTTATGTTTTCAGGAGACACATTATTTAGAATGAGCATAGGAAGAAGCGATTTACCTACCGGAAGTTTTGACGAAATAATTAATTCAATAAAGAAACTATATGATTTAAAAAAAGATTATAGAGTATTACCTGGTCACGGTGCAGAGAGTAATTTACGATTTGAAAAGGAAAATAATCCATTTATGAAAAATATGAATAATTAA
- the dtd gene encoding D-aminoacyl-tRNA deacylase, with translation MRVILQRVNFASVEVNKKEVSRINKGLLLFVGFGKDDTDEDLKYIFRKILNLRIFEDQNYKMNLSVLDMSYEILIVSQFTLYGDCRKGNRPSFDGSLSSFEAKRKYEEFLRLFYDNNITVKTGIFQADMKVLLENDGPVTIQLDSKKNY, from the coding sequence ATGAGAGTTATATTACAAAGAGTTAATTTTGCAAGCGTAGAAGTCAACAAAAAAGAAGTGTCCAGAATAAATAAGGGACTTCTTCTTTTTGTTGGCTTTGGTAAGGATGATACAGACGAAGATTTAAAATATATTTTTAGAAAAATTTTAAATCTTAGAATTTTTGAAGACCAAAACTATAAAATGAATTTATCTGTTTTGGATATGTCATATGAAATTTTGATTGTTTCACAATTTACACTTTATGGAGATTGTAGAAAAGGTAATAGACCTAGCTTTGATGGTAGTTTATCCAGTTTTGAAGCTAAAAGGAAATATGAAGAATTTTTAAGATTGTTTTACGATAATAATATTACAGTTAAAACGGGAATTTTTCAAGCTGATATGAAGGTATTATTAGAAAATGATGGACCTGTTACAATTCAGTTAGATTCTAAAAAGAATTACTAG
- a CDS encoding RelA/SpoT family protein: MLDELLSKIKSYNPNTDVEKITKAYNFTKECHEGQFRNSGEPYFIHPVAVANILADLYMDDATIIAGLMHDILEDTEVTFEEMSGMFGEEIANLVDGVTKLKKIKYQSKQESQADNLRKMLLAMNSDIRVIIIKIADRLHNIRTLEYMKKAKQLEKAKETLEIYAPLAYRLGMSNVKWELEDLSLRYLEPEIYYDLAERVKKKRSEREKIINDIIEEISISLKEHNIQGEISGRPKSLYSIYKKMYKQNKSFDEIFDLTAIRIIVPTISDCYAVLGIVHSKWKPIPSRFKDYIAVPKPNLYQSLHNTLISTSGDVFEVQIRTFEMHRTAEYGIAAHWKYKAGVDRSTSFDDKLTWLRQLMDWQREVNDSREFITSFKEDFVSDEVFVFSPKGDVINLIAGATPIDFAYKVHTAVGNNCVGAKVDGRIVPLNYKLKNGNIVEILTNPNSSGPSKDWLKIVKSSQARTKIKQWFKKENKALNIVQGRDMLEKEIRRLGFTYSKILKEDWLLQIAKKLSFNTIDEMYAAIGFGSINLKQIIPRLKEFYSDYYQESADDIINRVKSEKSGSKYNSKGVIVKGIDNIEVSFAKCCNPLPGDEIIGYITKGRGISVHNCDCANIKNVTNRDRLIAVEWTNSKNLFYKVEVAIISLDQVGALADVAHIISESKLNLVGITAKTGKDKTFITNIIVEIKNIDELDRLINKIKSLKGILDVYRVKA, from the coding sequence ATGTTAGATGAATTATTATCAAAAATTAAAAGCTACAATCCAAATACAGATGTTGAAAAAATTACAAAGGCATATAATTTTACTAAGGAATGTCATGAAGGTCAATTTAGAAATTCCGGAGAACCGTATTTTATTCATCCGGTTGCAGTAGCTAATATTTTAGCTGATTTATATATGGATGATGCTACAATTATTGCAGGTCTTATGCATGATATTCTTGAGGATACTGAAGTTACCTTTGAAGAGATGTCAGGAATGTTTGGTGAAGAAATTGCAAATCTGGTAGATGGAGTCACAAAACTTAAAAAAATTAAGTATCAAAGTAAGCAAGAATCTCAAGCAGATAATTTAAGAAAAATGCTTTTGGCTATGAATTCAGATATTAGAGTTATAATAATAAAAATTGCAGATAGACTTCATAATATCAGAACTTTGGAATATATGAAAAAAGCTAAGCAATTGGAAAAAGCAAAAGAAACTTTAGAAATTTATGCTCCATTAGCTTATAGATTAGGTATGAGTAATGTAAAATGGGAACTTGAAGATTTATCTTTAAGATATTTGGAACCCGAAATATATTATGATTTGGCAGAAAGGGTTAAGAAAAAGAGAAGTGAAAGAGAAAAGATTATAAATGATATAATTGAAGAAATAAGCATAAGCCTTAAAGAACATAATATTCAAGGAGAAATAAGCGGAAGACCAAAGAGTTTGTATAGTATCTATAAGAAAATGTATAAACAAAACAAAAGTTTTGATGAAATTTTTGATTTGACAGCAATTAGAATTATAGTTCCTACAATTAGTGACTGTTATGCTGTTTTAGGGATAGTTCATTCTAAATGGAAACCAATTCCTTCAAGATTTAAAGACTACATTGCTGTTCCAAAGCCTAATTTATATCAATCTTTGCATAATACACTCATTAGTACTTCCGGCGATGTTTTTGAAGTTCAAATAAGAACATTTGAAATGCATAGAACTGCAGAATATGGTATAGCTGCTCACTGGAAATATAAAGCAGGCGTCGATAGAAGTACAAGTTTTGACGATAAATTAACATGGCTTAGACAGCTTATGGATTGGCAAAGAGAGGTCAATGATAGTAGAGAGTTTATTACATCTTTTAAAGAGGACTTCGTTTCTGATGAAGTTTTCGTTTTTTCTCCAAAAGGAGATGTAATAAATTTGATAGCCGGAGCAACGCCAATAGATTTTGCATATAAAGTTCATACAGCAGTTGGAAATAATTGCGTTGGAGCCAAAGTTGATGGTAGAATTGTTCCGCTAAATTACAAATTAAAAAATGGCAATATTGTGGAAATACTTACTAATCCTAATTCATCGGGACCTAGTAAAGATTGGCTTAAAATAGTTAAGTCATCTCAAGCAAGAACAAAAATAAAACAATGGTTTAAAAAAGAAAATAAAGCTTTAAATATTGTTCAAGGTAGAGATATGCTTGAAAAGGAAATTAGAAGATTGGGATTTACTTATAGTAAGATTTTAAAAGAAGATTGGCTTTTACAAATAGCAAAAAAATTAAGTTTTAATACTATTGATGAAATGTACGCTGCAATTGGATTTGGAAGCATTAATTTAAAACAAATTATTCCTAGATTAAAAGAATTTTATAGTGATTATTATCAAGAATCAGCTGATGATATAATAAATAGAGTAAAAAGCGAAAAATCTGGTAGTAAGTATAATTCTAAAGGGGTTATTGTAAAAGGAATTGACAATATAGAAGTTAGTTTTGCAAAGTGTTGTAATCCTCTTCCGGGAGATGAAATTATCGGTTATATTACGAAAGGTAGAGGGATTTCTGTCCATAATTGTGACTGTGCTAATATAAAAAATGTTACAAATCGTGACAGGCTTATTGCAGTTGAATGGACTAATTCAAAAAATCTGTTTTATAAAGTGGAAGTTGCTATTATTTCTTTGGATCAAGTTGGAGCATTGGCAGATGTAGCACATATTATTTCAGAATCAAAATTAAATTTAGTAGGAATAACCGCAAAAACAGGTAAAGATAAAACTTTTATTACAAATATTATAGTTGAAATAAAAAATATTGATGAACTTGATAGATTAATAAATAAAATAAAATCTTTAAAGGGTATACTTGATGTGTATAGGGTAAAAGCTTAA
- the recJ gene encoding single-stranded-DNA-specific exonuclease RecJ, translating to MKKWFIKSDNGLTKENFKNNSEFSYITCQLLANRKIDYKNVRNFLYPNYKYLHNPFLMKDLDTAIEILVDAIDNNLHIQIVGDYDQDGNSSTVVLMKGIGFFTDNISFSIPHRIEDGYGISKGIVDNAKKNNVDLIITCDNGISAFEVAEYCNSMNIQMIITDHHQVCFDDKGNQILPKAKAIINPHRIDCEYPFKELCGAGVAFKLMQALFDELGGDENYLIDLLQFVSMGTVCDVVDLVDENRFFVKKGLEILNSSKNIGINKLKTENEIGKITTTSLGFKLGPCINAAGRLESASIGVELFLEEDENLADNYAKKLIELNEKRKNLTNEAYSRVNLKIKENEYFNDDIIVIYDNEIHESIAGIVAGRIKDHYYKPTLVFSNAKEEGILKGSARSIEGYDIISKLRDFSNLFEKLGGHAMAAGFSIKKENLDTLRNELNKNSELVLENFIEKIKIDCSLDFKLLNYNIVDELKLLEPYGKANPEPLFGTKNVEIKCISIIGKNKNVIKLVLSQDSIEFSGIIFTNFDKYIEYLNEKFKTNDIISKQDNIKNKFIDILYTPVINEYMNTKSIQLLIKDIR from the coding sequence ATGAAAAAATGGTTTATTAAGTCAGATAATGGATTGACTAAAGAAAATTTTAAAAACAATAGTGAATTTTCTTATATAACTTGTCAGCTTTTGGCAAATAGAAAAATTGATTATAAAAATGTAAGAAATTTTTTATATCCTAATTATAAATACCTTCATAATCCTTTTTTGATGAAAGATTTAGATACAGCTATTGAAATTCTTGTTGATGCTATAGATAATAATTTACATATACAAATTGTTGGAGATTATGATCAGGATGGCAATTCTTCAACTGTTGTTTTAATGAAAGGAATAGGTTTTTTCACTGATAATATTAGCTTTTCTATTCCTCATAGAATAGAAGATGGCTATGGCATTTCAAAAGGAATTGTAGATAACGCAAAGAAAAATAATGTTGATTTGATTATAACTTGTGATAATGGAATATCTGCATTTGAAGTTGCAGAATATTGTAATTCTATGAATATTCAAATGATTATAACTGATCATCATCAAGTTTGTTTTGATGATAAAGGAAATCAAATACTGCCCAAAGCAAAAGCCATTATAAATCCTCATAGGATTGATTGTGAATATCCATTTAAAGAATTATGCGGTGCAGGAGTAGCATTTAAATTAATGCAGGCATTATTTGATGAGTTGGGTGGAGATGAAAATTATTTGATAGATTTATTACAATTTGTTTCTATGGGGACAGTTTGTGATGTGGTTGATTTAGTAGATGAAAATAGGTTTTTTGTAAAAAAAGGATTGGAAATATTAAATTCAAGTAAAAATATTGGAATAAATAAATTAAAAACTGAAAATGAAATAGGTAAAATTACAACAACTTCTTTAGGTTTTAAATTAGGACCTTGCATTAATGCTGCTGGTAGATTAGAATCTGCAAGTATAGGTGTAGAATTGTTTTTAGAAGAAGACGAGAATCTTGCAGATAATTATGCAAAAAAATTAATTGAATTAAATGAAAAAAGGAAAAATTTAACGAATGAAGCATATTCTAGAGTAAACTTGAAAATTAAAGAAAACGAATATTTTAATGACGATATTATTGTTATATATGATAATGAAATTCATGAGTCAATTGCTGGAATTGTTGCTGGAAGAATCAAGGATCATTATTATAAACCGACTTTAGTTTTTTCTAATGCAAAAGAAGAAGGGATTTTAAAGGGGAGTGCTAGAAGTATAGAAGGTTATGATATAATTTCAAAACTTAGAGATTTTTCAAATCTTTTTGAAAAATTAGGTGGACATGCTATGGCTGCAGGATTTTCAATAAAAAAAGAAAATTTAGATACGTTGAGAAATGAACTAAACAAAAATTCAGAGTTAGTTTTAGAAAATTTTATAGAAAAAATAAAAATAGATTGTTCTTTGGACTTTAAATTGTTAAATTATAATATTGTGGATGAACTAAAATTATTAGAACCTTATGGAAAGGCAAATCCGGAACCATTATTTGGTACTAAAAATGTAGAAATTAAATGCATATCAATTATAGGAAAAAATAAAAACGTAATTAAATTGGTTTTAAGTCAGGATAGTATAGAATTTAGTGGAATTATTTTTACTAATTTTGATAAATATATCGAATATTTAAATGAAAAATTTAAAACTAATGATATAATATCGAAACAGGATAATATTAAAAATAAATTTATAGATATTCTATATACGCCTGTAATTAATGAGTATATGAATACAAAATCTATACAATTGCTTATAAAAGATATAAGATAG
- the yajC gene encoding preprotein translocase subunit YajC: MDQVTMQLVMLGGFMAIAYFLLIKPQKKRQKAIMDMRNNLKIGDIIITIGGVKGKIVELNDTDVVIETSDDETKIEFTKSAIHSIVSKSEESSEECDEEDNADEDSEEN; this comes from the coding sequence ATGGATCAGGTGACTATGCAGTTAGTTATGCTAGGTGGATTTATGGCTATTGCATATTTTCTTTTGATAAAACCTCAAAAGAAAAGACAAAAAGCTATAATGGATATGAGAAATAATTTAAAGATAGGAGATATTATAATTACAATTGGAGGAGTCAAAGGTAAGATTGTTGAACTTAATGATACTGACGTTGTAATTGAAACATCTGATGATGAAACAAAAATAGAATTTACTAAATCTGCTATTCATTCTATCGTTAGCAAATCTGAAGAATCTTCTGAAGAATGTGATGAAGAAGATAATGCAGATGAAGATAGTGAAGAAAATTAA
- the grdD gene encoding glycine/sarcosine/betaine reductase complex component C subunit alpha yields MSDIKKVIGNVFEEIATGLETGAFGTRPRIAVTTLGSEHGLDNVVKGAELAQSRDKSVEYCIIGPEVKTSLKQYVVANEDEGYKKMESLLDSGEIDGCVTMHYSFPIGVSTVGRVVTPAAAKEMIIATTTGTSSAHRVEGMVKNGIYGIIVAKALGIENPTVGILNVDNAVSVERAFKELKENGYDMNFAESNRADGGVLMRGNDLLQGVPDVMVNDTLTGNLLMKVFSSYTTGGGFEAMGYGYGPGIGEGYDRLVLIVSRASGFPVIANAMTYAGQLVRGNIKEVSKKEFEKANKAGLKSILEKITSAGAKKAEPEEDVKCPAEEQATATIGGIDILELEDAKVALWKNNIFAKTGMGCTGPVVMVNDANLEKSKEILSKEGYIS; encoded by the coding sequence ATGTCTGATATAAAAAAAGTAATAGGTAATGTCTTTGAAGAAATTGCTACTGGTTTAGAAACAGGTGCGTTTGGAACAAGACCAAGGATTGCTGTTACAACTTTAGGCAGTGAACATGGATTAGATAATGTGGTTAAAGGAGCTGAACTTGCTCAATCAAGAGATAAAAGTGTTGAATATTGTATAATTGGACCGGAAGTGAAAACTTCTTTAAAACAATATGTTGTTGCAAATGAAGATGAAGGTTACAAAAAAATGGAATCACTTTTAGATAGTGGAGAAATTGATGGTTGTGTAACAATGCATTATAGTTTTCCAATAGGAGTTTCTACTGTAGGTAGAGTTGTTACTCCGGCTGCTGCTAAAGAAATGATTATTGCAACTACTACTGGGACTTCTTCTGCACATAGAGTAGAAGGTATGGTTAAAAATGGTATTTATGGAATTATAGTTGCAAAGGCATTAGGAATTGAAAATCCAACAGTTGGTATTTTGAATGTTGATAATGCAGTTTCAGTTGAAAGAGCATTTAAAGAATTAAAAGAAAATGGATATGATATGAACTTTGCTGAATCAAATAGAGCTGATGGCGGAGTATTAATGAGAGGAAATGACTTATTACAAGGAGTTCCTGATGTTATGGTAAATGATACATTGACAGGAAATCTTCTAATGAAAGTATTCTCATCATACACTACTGGCGGCGGTTTTGAAGCCATGGGTTATGGATATGGTCCGGGAATTGGCGAAGGATATGATAGATTAGTATTAATAGTATCAAGAGCTTCTGGATTCCCTGTAATTGCTAATGCTATGACTTATGCTGGACAATTAGTTAGAGGAAATATCAAAGAAGTTTCAAAGAAAGAATTTGAAAAAGCTAATAAAGCAGGATTAAAATCAATTTTAGAAAAAATAACTTCAGCTGGAGCTAAAAAAGCTGAACCAGAAGAAGACGTTAAATGTCCTGCCGAAGAACAAGCTACTGCAACTATTGGTGGAATTGATATTCTTGAACTCGAAGATGCAAAGGTTGCTTTGTGGAAAAATAATATATTTGCAAAAACTGGAATGGGTTGTACTGGACCTGTAGTAATGGTTAATGATGCAAATCTTGAGAAATCAAAAGAAATCTTATCAAAAGAAGGATATATTTCTTAG
- the grdC gene encoding glycine/sarcosine/betaine reductase complex component C subunit beta gives MNFPVLKGTSYVLVHAPDMIIQNGTTQTTEKALNPNSEYLKEIPKHIRKYEEVLNYLPNQVYIGNKRPEDLKAVPQPWSDKEKYLTDSPRVGKYGEIMPENEFIGLMKICDAFDLVYLNKEFTESVKADLEKHPLINESLIARLKEGVEQSVLEGHVDNHAEGLYFEDKLVGVVTRAHDVDVNLSAHVMLENLVTKASGLLAALHLVDKNDLDPNDVEYIIECSEEACGDMNQRGGGNFAKSIAELAGFNSASGSDLRGFCAAPTHTLIAASSHVHSGTFKNVVIVAGGCTAKLGMNGKDHLKKGLPILEDCIGGFAALISENDGVNPVLRTDIVGRHTVGTGSSPQAVMSALVTAPLEKANLTVKDVDKYSAEMQNPDITKPAGAGDVPNANFKMIGALGVMKKQLEKAEIASFIENHGMEGWAPTQGHIPSGVPYLGFCREDLTSGELNRAMIIGKGSLFLGRMTNLFDGVSIVLERNSGKLEDNSGVSKEEVKKLVAEAMRNFASSLIEE, from the coding sequence ATGAATTTTCCTGTATTAAAAGGAACTTCTTATGTATTAGTTCATGCACCAGACATGATAATTCAAAATGGAACAACTCAAACTACTGAAAAGGCTTTAAATCCTAATTCAGAATATCTAAAAGAAATACCAAAACATATTAGAAAATATGAAGAAGTATTAAATTATTTACCAAATCAAGTTTATATTGGAAATAAAAGACCTGAAGATTTAAAGGCTGTACCACAACCTTGGTCAGATAAAGAAAAATATTTGACTGATTCTCCAAGAGTTGGTAAATATGGTGAAATAATGCCTGAAAATGAATTCATTGGCCTTATGAAGATTTGTGATGCTTTTGATTTAGTTTATCTTAATAAAGAATTCACTGAATCTGTAAAAGCTGATTTGGAAAAACATCCATTAATTAATGAGTCATTAATTGCTAGATTAAAAGAGGGTGTGGAACAATCTGTTCTTGAAGGACATGTGGATAACCACGCTGAAGGTTTATATTTTGAAGATAAGTTGGTAGGTGTTGTTACTAGAGCACATGATGTTGATGTTAACTTGTCAGCACATGTTATGTTAGAAAATTTAGTTACTAAAGCATCTGGATTATTAGCTGCTTTACATTTAGTAGATAAAAATGATTTAGATCCTAATGATGTTGAATATATTATTGAATGTTCAGAAGAAGCATGCGGAGATATGAACCAAAGAGGTGGTGGTAACTTTGCAAAATCTATAGCTGAATTAGCTGGATTTAATAGTGCTTCAGGTTCTGATTTAAGAGGATTCTGTGCTGCTCCAACTCATACTTTAATTGCTGCATCTTCCCATGTTCATTCTGGAACTTTCAAAAATGTTGTTATAGTTGCAGGTGGTTGTACTGCTAAATTAGGTATGAATGGAAAAGATCACCTTAAAAAAGGCTTACCTATATTAGAAGATTGTATTGGTGGATTTGCTGCATTAATCTCTGAAAATGATGGAGTTAACCCGGTATTAAGAACTGATATAGTTGGTAGACATACTGTTGGAACTGGTTCTTCACCACAAGCTGTAATGTCAGCATTGGTTACTGCACCATTAGAAAAGGCTAATTTAACAGTTAAAGATGTTGATAAATATTCAGCTGAAATGCAAAACCCTGATATTACAAAACCAGCAGGAGCAGGAGATGTTCCAAATGCAAACTTTAAGATGATTGGTGCATTAGGAGTAATGAAAAAACAATTAGAAAAAGCTGAAATTGCAAGTTTTATTGAAAATCATGGTATGGAAGGTTGGGCTCCAACTCAAGGACATATTCCTTCAGGAGTACCTTATTTAGGATTCTGTCGTGAAGATTTAACATCAGGTGAATTAAATAGAGCTATGATTATCGGTAAAGGTTCTTTATTCTTAGGAAGAATGACTAACTTATTTGATGGTGTATCAATTGTTTTAGAAAGAAATTCAGGTAAATTAGAAGACAACTCTGGAGTTTCTAAGGAAGAAGTTAAGAAATTAGTTGCTGAAGCAATGAGAAATTTTGCATCTTCTTTAATTGAAGAATAG
- the grdB gene encoding glycine reductase complex selenoprotein B: MEKLRVVHYINQFFAGIGGEEKADYKPEVREEKIGPGLALNAGFKGEAEIVATVICGDSYFGENMDQAKAEVLEMVKKYNPDLFIAGPAFNAGRYGVAAGTITEAVQNELGIPALTGMYIENPGADMFKKSIYIVSTKNSAAGMKDAVSKMVPLAMKLVKGEEIGSPAEEGYIERGVRKNIFREDFGGKRAVNMMIKKLKGEEFETEFPMPHFDRVDPNPAVKDITKAKIALVTSGGIVPHGNPDHIESSSASKYGKYDIEGVMDLKEGEWETAHGGYDPVYANQDADRVLPVDVLRELEKKGEIGSLHRYFYTTVGNGTAVASAKAFAEKYSKELVADGVDAVILTSTUGTCTRCGATMVKEIERAGIPVVHVCTVTPISLTVGANRIVPAIAIPHPLGNPKLSHEEEYALRMGIVKKALKALSTEVDGQTIFE, encoded by the coding sequence GTGGAAAAATTAAGAGTAGTTCACTATATAAACCAATTCTTTGCTGGTATAGGTGGAGAAGAAAAGGCAGATTATAAACCAGAAGTCAGAGAAGAAAAAATTGGACCTGGTTTAGCATTAAATGCCGGTTTTAAGGGTGAAGCTGAAATAGTTGCTACAGTTATTTGCGGAGACAGCTATTTTGGTGAAAATATGGACCAAGCTAAAGCAGAAGTTTTAGAAATGGTTAAAAAGTATAATCCAGATTTATTCATAGCAGGTCCTGCATTTAATGCTGGTCGTTATGGAGTTGCTGCTGGTACAATTACTGAAGCTGTTCAAAATGAATTGGGTATTCCGGCTTTAACTGGTATGTATATTGAAAACCCAGGTGCAGATATGTTCAAAAAGAGCATATATATAGTTTCAACTAAAAATAGTGCTGCAGGTATGAAAGATGCTGTAAGCAAAATGGTTCCACTTGCAATGAAACTTGTTAAAGGAGAAGAAATTGGTTCTCCAGCTGAAGAAGGTTACATTGAAAGAGGAGTTAGAAAGAACATATTTAGAGAAGATTTCGGTGGTAAGAGAGCTGTAAATATGATGATTAAAAAGTTAAAAGGTGAGGAATTTGAAACAGAATTTCCAATGCCACACTTTGACAGAGTAGATCCAAATCCAGCTGTTAAAGATATTACAAAAGCTAAGATTGCTTTGGTAACATCAGGTGGTATTGTTCCTCATGGAAATCCGGATCATATTGAATCTTCATCAGCTTCAAAATATGGTAAATATGATATTGAAGGTGTAATGGATCTTAAGGAAGGCGAATGGGAAACAGCACATGGTGGTTATGACCCAGTTTATGCGAACCAAGATGCAGATAGAGTTTTACCTGTTGATGTTTTAAGAGAACTTGAAAAGAAGGGTGAAATTGGAAGTCTTCATAGATATTTCTATACTACAGTAGGAAATGGTACAGCTGTAGCTTCTGCAAAAGCATTTGCAGAAAAATACAGCAAAGAATTGGTTGCTGATGGAGTAGATGCAGTTATATTAACATCTACCTGAGGTACTTGTACACGTTGCGGTGCAACGATGGTAAAAGAAATTGAGAGAGCTGGAATTCCAGTAGTACATGTATGTACTGTAACTCCAATTTCATTAACAGTAGGAGCTAACAGAATTGTTCCTGCTATAGCAATTCCTCATCCATTAGGTAATCCTAAATTGAGCCATGAAGAAGAATATGCATTAAGAATGGGTATTGTTAAAAAAGCATTAAAAGCTTTATCAACTGAAGTTGATGGACAAACAATATTTGAATAA
- the grdA gene encoding glycine/sarcosine/betaine reductase complex selenoprotein A, giving the protein MALFTENTKVIIIGDRDGIPGPAMEECVATTPAEIVFSATECFVUTAAGAMDLENQRRVKELAEKYGAENCLVLLGASEAESAALAAETVTTGDPTFAGPLAGVQLGLKVYHAVEPEFKAEVDESVYDDQIGMMEMVLDCDAIIEAVSEIRNSL; this is encoded by the coding sequence ATGGCACTTTTTACAGAAAATACAAAAGTAATCATAATCGGTGATAGAGATGGTATACCAGGACCAGCTATGGAAGAATGTGTCGCTACAACTCCTGCAGAAATAGTATTTTCAGCAACTGAATGTTTTGTCTGAACTGCAGCAGGAGCAATGGACTTAGAAAATCAAAGAAGGGTAAAAGAATTAGCAGAAAAATACGGAGCAGAAAATTGTTTAGTTCTTTTAGGAGCATCTGAAGCAGAATCAGCAGCATTAGCAGCTGAAACTGTAACTACAGGAGACCCTACTTTTGCAGGTCCATTAGCAGGAGTTCAGTTAGGACTTAAAGTATATCACGCAGTTGAACCTGAATTTAAAGCAGAAGTTGATGAATCAGTTTATGATGACCAAATTGGTATGATGGAAATGGTTCTTGACTGTGATGCTATCATTGAAGCTGTAAGTGAAATTAGAAATTCATTATAA